A genomic stretch from Haloarchaeobius amylolyticus includes:
- a CDS encoding phytoene/squalene synthase family protein — protein MNEEQAAYPVDDDLAWCYDAVQGVSRTFAITIEELEEPTARHICLGYLLCRVADTVEDAGHIPPTEKAELLRMYADVLDEDDPTTAAAFREQVDPWLPEELDDDWEVVAESPRVVETYRNLSPEAREDILPPVLELTNGMAEFVERHADSGGLRIQTLEELEEYCWYVAGTVGSLVTGLVTRDTSESRESRLWDNARSFGLLLQLVNVAKDVSDDYQEENNVYLPAEWLAEEGVDRDNVLDPENEEEVASVIERVVDHASGYLDDTQTYLEALPEHRGNRLSAWGIPYLLAVATLRELRKRPADVVREGGVKISRMEVVAIISWFRQHGDRQALEQVRQVIEDKPLHEADVSV, from the coding sequence ATGAACGAGGAACAGGCCGCGTATCCCGTGGACGACGACCTCGCGTGGTGTTACGACGCCGTGCAGGGCGTCTCCCGGACGTTCGCCATCACCATCGAGGAACTCGAGGAACCGACGGCCCGTCACATCTGTCTGGGCTATCTCCTCTGTCGCGTCGCCGACACCGTCGAGGACGCGGGCCACATCCCGCCGACCGAGAAGGCGGAACTGCTGCGGATGTATGCGGACGTGCTGGACGAGGACGACCCGACCACCGCCGCGGCGTTCCGCGAGCAGGTCGACCCGTGGCTCCCCGAGGAGCTGGACGACGACTGGGAGGTCGTCGCCGAATCGCCGCGCGTCGTCGAGACGTATCGCAACCTGTCGCCGGAGGCTCGCGAGGACATCCTCCCGCCGGTGCTCGAACTCACCAACGGTATGGCCGAGTTCGTCGAACGCCACGCCGACTCCGGCGGCCTCCGCATCCAGACGCTGGAGGAACTCGAGGAGTACTGCTGGTACGTCGCCGGGACGGTCGGTTCGCTGGTCACTGGCCTGGTGACCCGCGACACCTCGGAGTCGCGCGAGTCCCGCCTCTGGGACAACGCCCGGTCGTTCGGGCTGCTGTTGCAGCTCGTCAACGTCGCCAAGGACGTGAGCGACGACTACCAGGAGGAGAACAACGTCTACCTCCCGGCGGAGTGGCTGGCCGAGGAGGGCGTCGACCGCGACAACGTCCTCGACCCCGAGAACGAGGAGGAGGTCGCCTCCGTCATCGAGCGCGTCGTCGACCACGCCTCTGGCTACCTCGACGACACGCAGACATACCTCGAGGCGCTCCCCGAGCACCGCGGGAACCGCCTCTCGGCCTGGGGCATCCCGTACCTGCTCGCGGTCGCGACCCTGCGCGAACTGCGCAAGCGGCCCGCCGACGTGGTCCGCGAGGGTGGCGTGAAGATCTCCCGGATGGAGGTCGTCGCCATCATCAGCTGGTTCCGCCAGCACGGCGACCGGCAGGCACTGGAGCAGGTCCGGCAGGTCATCGAGGACAAGCCCCTGCACGAAGCCGACGTGTCGGTGTAG